In Paenibacillus ihbetae, the following are encoded in one genomic region:
- a CDS encoding sensor histidine kinase: MSFVRYLEDKRYVIVLAASMMLFVTLMMVISSSGTYDAGDIFYTLLGCLILTAAYLVLGYARRYAHYHALNEITGNGDDVMVAAVPKPLSYEQRLYTALARKLHQAKLDTFRKCHEERKDYHDFIMSWIHEVKLPITAAHLLMRNSAGKSAEELVYKLEDEVNKIDHYVEQALYYSRIDSFSRDYLIAEVSLNQIMRASVRKYAKLFVAKRIRFTMWEEEHAVHSDAKWLGFIIDQIITNALKYTNQGGAVTCSLEDNTSEKRLLIRDTGIGILPEDLGRIFDKGFTGSTGRNDAKSTGLGLYLASQMAVKLGHRLSVRSEAGQYTELTILFPKSRSIYGKV; this comes from the coding sequence ATGAGCTTTGTTCGATATTTGGAAGATAAACGTTATGTGATCGTATTGGCCGCCTCGATGATGCTGTTTGTAACCTTAATGATGGTGATTAGTTCATCCGGAACGTACGATGCCGGAGATATTTTCTACACGTTACTCGGATGCTTGATCTTAACGGCCGCCTATCTGGTCCTTGGATATGCCCGTCGCTACGCGCATTATCATGCCTTGAATGAAATAACCGGTAACGGCGATGACGTTATGGTCGCTGCCGTACCAAAACCGCTCAGTTATGAGCAGCGGCTGTATACAGCTTTGGCGAGAAAGCTTCATCAAGCGAAGCTGGATACCTTTCGGAAGTGCCATGAGGAACGGAAGGACTATCATGACTTTATCATGTCTTGGATTCACGAGGTGAAGCTTCCCATCACGGCAGCCCATCTGTTGATGAGAAACAGTGCCGGCAAGTCTGCTGAGGAGCTCGTGTATAAGCTGGAGGATGAAGTGAATAAAATCGATCATTATGTTGAACAAGCGCTCTATTATTCCCGGATCGATTCATTTTCGAGGGATTATCTGATCGCCGAGGTTTCATTGAACCAGATCATGCGGGCCAGTGTCCGCAAGTACGCCAAGCTATTCGTTGCCAAACGGATCCGTTTTACCATGTGGGAAGAAGAACACGCGGTTCACAGTGACGCCAAGTGGCTTGGATTTATCATCGACCAAATCATCACCAACGCCTTGAAATATACAAACCAAGGGGGTGCCGTTACCTGTTCCCTCGAGGACAATACAAGCGAGAAGCGGCTTTTGATCCGGGATACCGGCATCGGAATCCTCCCGGAAGACCTCGGAAGAATTTTTGATAAAGGTTTCACCGGATCAACAGGCAGAAATGACGCAAAATCAACGGGTTTGGGATTGTACCTGGCCAGCCAGATGGCCGTCAAGTTGGGGCACCGGCTGTCTGTGCGGTCAGAAGCAGGCCAATATACAGAGCTTACGATCCTCTTCCCTAAATCGCGTAGCATTTATGGGAAGGTTTAA
- a CDS encoding MarR family winged helix-turn-helix transcriptional regulator produces the protein MEHFQDHLLKGCLYFTANQLARSITKLAEDEFRITGLSPTYAFLMIAVNEKQGISQKELGEVLHITPSTVTRFIEKLQAKGLVYAEQKGRMSLIYSTDKGKELQPDIEKAWLNLYDRYSNIIGEQTGIELTEQLFQISNQLEDKHK, from the coding sequence ATGGAACACTTTCAAGACCACTTGCTCAAGGGATGTCTATACTTCACGGCCAATCAGTTGGCCCGCTCCATAACCAAGTTAGCCGAGGATGAATTCCGCATAACAGGCTTGTCTCCGACCTACGCTTTCCTGATGATTGCCGTGAATGAGAAGCAAGGCATTTCTCAGAAGGAGCTTGGGGAGGTTTTACACATAACCCCTTCTACGGTGACCCGTTTTATCGAGAAGCTGCAGGCTAAAGGCCTGGTGTACGCTGAACAAAAAGGCAGAATGTCCCTGATTTACTCCACAGACAAGGGGAAAGAGCTTCAACCGGATATCGAAAAAGCCTGGCTTAATCTATATGATCGGTATTCCAATATCATAGGAGAACAAACCGGGATAGAATTAACAGAGCAGTTGTTTCAGATAAGCAATCAATTGGAAGATAAGCATAAGTAG
- a CDS encoding spore coat protein: MQFQQPQNHQNIETGMVPPQLNHGGHEMFDVHEVLAGAINTIDTYTMLSGHVQDPELRDIMQRQKQFMADEYNITLECFKSGQDPSKPTQSYKMKQGNDFTYGMKPSQPKKPMQSTAEINDEFISQCMLNAVKAGATVKTNAALESTNPVVRRVLADSLPNCIEMAYEISLYQNKHGYYQVPQLPKQDMTQMQNSYAPAMVPPQAPGSMMPH, encoded by the coding sequence ATGCAATTCCAACAGCCGCAAAATCACCAAAACATTGAAACCGGTATGGTTCCTCCGCAATTGAACCATGGCGGTCACGAAATGTTCGATGTCCACGAAGTGTTGGCCGGGGCCATCAATACGATCGATACTTATACGATGCTGAGCGGGCACGTACAAGATCCGGAGCTTCGGGATATTATGCAGCGCCAGAAGCAATTTATGGCTGATGAATACAACATCACCCTCGAGTGCTTCAAATCAGGACAAGACCCATCCAAGCCGACCCAAAGCTATAAAATGAAGCAGGGGAATGATTTTACTTACGGGATGAAGCCATCCCAGCCGAAGAAACCAATGCAGTCGACGGCAGAAATAAACGATGAGTTCATTTCCCAATGCATGCTGAATGCGGTTAAAGCCGGTGCTACCGTAAAAACAAATGCCGCCCTGGAATCCACCAATCCCGTCGTGCGCCGGGTACTTGCAGATTCTCTGCCGAACTGTATTGAAATGGCTTATGAGATCTCCCTTTACCAGAACAAGCATGGTTATTATCAAGTTCCGCAGCTCCCGAAGCAGGATATGACGCAAATGCAAAACAGCTACGCTCCTGCCATGGTGCCTCCGCAAGCACCAGGTAGCATGATGCCACACTAA
- a CDS encoding DUF4097 family beta strand repeat-containing protein, with product MKRRTGVWIVVAGVLLLIFTWNPLNIFSNVNFGFSFSTKEIHEEQAVSPEEVQRLDIRTGSGDIEVVQGSLDEIVIRLDGKVSKQIADQVKLKVETKGETLSVGIDAPDHIGFGVRIMDTDLTVELPEKMWSAADIEAGSGDIEIAGLQGEDISVKVGSGDIHIEDIDAVTIGLKSGSGDISAERYKASLMKFEAGSGSVDLQDGEAELQGEASSGNIQLEADELLQDADLRVGSGDVTVDLDQEPSSLTVDFKGGSGTGKVSWDGFQSEEKDKDKGVLRGTFGSGDVLLKVRTGSGDFNLE from the coding sequence ATGAAGAGACGTACTGGTGTGTGGATCGTGGTGGCGGGCGTGTTGCTGTTGATTTTTACGTGGAATCCCCTGAATATCTTCTCAAATGTTAACTTTGGCTTCTCCTTCTCTACGAAGGAAATTCACGAGGAACAGGCGGTCAGCCCGGAAGAGGTCCAGAGGTTGGATATTCGAACGGGAAGCGGCGATATTGAGGTCGTTCAGGGAAGCTTGGATGAGATCGTGATCAGGCTGGATGGGAAAGTGAGCAAGCAGATTGCGGACCAAGTCAAATTGAAGGTGGAGACGAAGGGCGAAACGCTGAGCGTGGGGATCGATGCACCGGATCATATCGGTTTCGGCGTGCGGATTATGGATACGGATTTAACGGTGGAACTGCCTGAGAAAATGTGGTCGGCAGCCGACATTGAAGCAGGCAGCGGCGATATAGAGATTGCGGGATTGCAGGGAGAGGATATCTCCGTCAAAGTGGGCAGCGGTGATATTCATATCGAGGATATTGATGCGGTTACGATCGGCTTGAAGTCGGGCTCCGGCGATATATCGGCTGAACGCTATAAGGCTTCCTTGATGAAGTTCGAGGCAGGCAGCGGCAGCGTTGATCTGCAGGATGGAGAAGCTGAACTGCAAGGCGAGGCGAGTTCCGGCAACATTCAATTGGAAGCGGATGAGCTGCTGCAGGATGCCGACCTGCGGGTGGGCAGCGGCGATGTGACCGTTGATTTGGATCAGGAGCCATCTTCCCTGACCGTTGATTTTAAAGGCGGTTCCGGCACCGGTAAGGTTAGCTGGGACGGATTCCAATCCGAGGAGAAAGACAAGGATAAAGGCGTACTCAGAGGAACGTTCGGAAGCGGCGATGTGCTGCTGAAGGTACGCACGGGCTCCGGTGATTTCAACCTGGAATAA
- a CDS encoding ZIP family metal transporter, translated as MVDVFMNLNPIVQALLATLFTWGMTTLGATLVFVTKTLNQRLLDSMLGFAGGVMIAASYWSLLAPAIEMSEGNPIGNWFPAAFGFLLGGVFIWGIDKILPHLHPNAPIGGAEGYNHKMRKRSTLLVLAITLHNIPEGLAVGIAFGALANGGTEASLVGAMTLALGIGIQNFPEGVAVSMPLRGDGMSRRKSFFYGQFSGMVEPIAAVIGAVAVSVIEPMLPYALSFAAGAMIFVVAEEVIPSSQEKGNRDLASMSLMFGFVLMMILDVALG; from the coding sequence ATGGTAGATGTATTTATGAATTTGAATCCCATTGTCCAAGCACTGCTCGCTACCTTGTTTACATGGGGAATGACCACATTAGGGGCGACGCTCGTTTTTGTGACCAAAACCTTGAACCAGCGCTTATTGGACAGCATGCTGGGGTTTGCGGGCGGCGTCATGATCGCGGCCAGCTACTGGTCTTTGCTGGCTCCGGCCATCGAAATGTCGGAAGGCAATCCGATCGGGAACTGGTTTCCGGCTGCCTTCGGATTTTTATTAGGAGGAGTCTTCATTTGGGGAATCGATAAGATTTTGCCGCATCTTCATCCTAATGCCCCAATTGGAGGAGCGGAAGGATACAATCACAAAATGAGAAAACGAAGCACGCTGCTGGTTCTGGCCATCACCCTTCATAACATTCCGGAAGGGCTGGCGGTTGGGATCGCATTTGGCGCGCTAGCCAACGGGGGGACCGAAGCTTCTCTTGTCGGCGCGATGACATTGGCGCTTGGCATCGGCATTCAGAACTTCCCGGAGGGCGTTGCGGTATCCATGCCGCTGCGCGGTGACGGGATGTCGCGGAGAAAGAGCTTCTTCTATGGGCAGTTCTCCGGCATGGTTGAACCGATCGCGGCGGTCATCGGCGCAGTAGCCGTATCCGTTATTGAGCCGATGCTGCCTTATGCATTGAGCTTTGCAGCCGGAGCGATGATCTTTGTTGTCGCCGAAGAGGTTATTCCCAGCTCTCAGGAAAAGGGCAATCGAGACTTAGCCTCGATGAGCCTAATGTTCGGTTTCGTATTGATGATGATCCTGGATGTAGCACTGGGATAA
- a CDS encoding NAD(P)H-dependent oxidoreductase has translation MKTLVVVTHPNLEASVINKRWVEELRQYPEKYTVHELHKVYPDGILNVKQEQQLIEAHDNLVLQFPIYWFNCPPLLKKWLDDVFTYGWAYGSNGGDKLKKRKVALAVSAGIRKEDYRKEGRYRYTLEQLLTPFETTFRYCDADYRSFYAFYGQENEPGGNVPGMELSHAQRALEASARDYLKFIDNL, from the coding sequence TTGAAAACACTAGTCGTCGTAACTCACCCTAATCTGGAAGCTTCGGTCATTAATAAACGATGGGTCGAAGAGCTCCGGCAATATCCCGAAAAATACACCGTTCACGAGCTGCATAAGGTTTATCCGGACGGCATCCTTAATGTAAAACAAGAGCAGCAGCTCATTGAAGCGCACGACAATCTTGTGCTGCAGTTCCCCATCTATTGGTTTAATTGCCCGCCGCTTCTCAAAAAATGGCTTGATGATGTTTTTACCTACGGGTGGGCATATGGTTCCAATGGCGGTGATAAATTAAAGAAGCGTAAGGTTGCACTGGCGGTATCCGCCGGCATTAGAAAAGAAGACTACCGGAAAGAAGGAAGGTATCGCTATACACTTGAACAGCTCCTGACGCCGTTTGAGACGACCTTCCGATACTGCGATGCGGATTACCGATCATTCTATGCGTTTTACGGCCAAGAAAATGAACCCGGCGGGAACGTCCCTGGCATGGAGCTTAGCCATGCTCAAAGGGCATTGGAAGCGAGCGCACGCGATTATTTGAAGTTCATCGACAACCTGTGA
- a CDS encoding winged helix-turn-helix transcriptional regulator yields the protein MRETCVPTGVNPRDTGFGYTLSLIGGKYKMIILYWLAEKKVMRHNELKRSIGSISFKTLSIMLKELEEDELIVRTEYPQVPPKVEYTLSERGLSLIPVLHMMCEWGENHMPAPESVPQEA from the coding sequence GTGCGTGAAACCTGTGTTCCTACTGGCGTTAACCCCCGAGACACCGGCTTTGGATATACGCTGTCCTTGATTGGCGGTAAATACAAGATGATCATTCTGTATTGGCTGGCCGAAAAAAAGGTGATGCGGCATAATGAGCTGAAGCGAAGCATCGGTTCGATATCCTTCAAAACGCTGAGCATCATGTTAAAGGAGCTGGAGGAGGATGAGCTGATCGTGCGCACGGAATATCCGCAGGTCCCGCCAAAGGTGGAATACACGCTGTCGGAACGGGGGCTTTCCCTCATTCCGGTGCTGCATATGATGTGCGAGTGGGGAGAGAACCACATGCCCGCCCCCGAATCCGTACCGCAAGAGGCTTGA